The following DNA comes from Picosynechococcus sp. PCC 7003.
GGCAATTGGTAGCCCCATAATCAACAAAGAGACGCCAATAAAACGTTGGGCGGCGCGAAACAGAAACTTCGCCCAGTGGGTTTTCGGGGGAGCGGCGAGGGGAGCTTGTCCTTGGAAGTTTTGACCCAAGCCACCACTCACCACCGTTGCGGGTACTGCTGCTTTCTGCAAATTCGTTTTTTGGAGATTAATGGCTGGCTTGGTAATGGGTTGGGCGGCACCAGTCAGGGATTGGAGCGCTGCTTTCACGGCCATGGCCGATGGATAACGACTACGAAAATCGAAACAAATCATCCGGTCTAGGATCGCCGCAAATTCCGGGCTGACCTGGGCATCTTGACGCCAAAGAATCTCGGCGGTTTGGGGGTCTTCGTAGAGTTCGTCGCCACTGCGATAACCCATGGGGGGCAACTTGCCGGTGAGAGCTTGGATGATAATCAAGCCTGTGGCATAGATGTCACTACTGAGCTTCGGTTTGCCCCGACCCTGTTCGTTGGCCATATAACCAGGGGTGCCAATAATGGTGCCGACACGGGTTTGACCCTGGGCGTTGATTTGGGTGCCGGCCAGTTCTTTCACGGCGCCGAAATCGATCAGGACAATTTTGCCGTCTTGTTTTCGGCGAATCAGGTTCGCGGGTTTGATGTCCCGGTGAATCACGTTTTGGCTGTGGATAAAGCTGAGGGGTTCGAGGATACTTTTTAGAAGGGCGATCGCATAGGCTTCGCTGAGTTTTTTGCCGACGGTGATTTCCCGTTCGAGACTATGGCCTTCGACAAAATCCTGAACAAGGAAAAATTCTTGATTAATTTCAAAATAGGCGAGCAGGTGGGGAATTTGGTCATGATCTCCCAGACGATTGAGCAGTTGGGCTTCCGCTTCAAAGAGTCGCCGCGCCACCTTCAGGGCTTCGGGGTCACTAAAACTGGGCTTGAACTGCTTAACGACACAGATTTTGTTGAACTGCTTGATGTCCTCAGCGATAAAGGTTTGCCCAAAGCCCCCCGCCGCCAAGGATTTGACGATGCGATAGCGGCCATC
Coding sequences within:
- a CDS encoding serine/threonine-protein kinase — encoded protein: MIGQLLDGRYRIVKSLAAGGFGQTFIAEDIKQFNKICVVKQFKPSFSDPEALKVARRLFEAEAQLLNRLGDHDQIPHLLAYFEINQEFFLVQDFVEGHSLEREITVGKKLSEAYAIALLKSILEPLSFIHSQNVIHRDIKPANLIRRKQDGKIVLIDFGAVKELAGTQINAQGQTRVGTIIGTPGYMANEQGRGKPKLSSDIYATGLIIIQALTGKLPPMGYRSGDELYEDPQTAEILWRQDAQVSPEFAAILDRMICFDFRSRYPSAMAVKAALQSLTGAAQPITKPAINLQKTNLQKAAVPATVVSGGLGQNFQGQAPLAAPPKTHWAKFLFRAAQRFIGVSLLIMGLPIAIYGLAEGLNENVSQEDQEGAIAAFIIFGVPFTGTGSFMLWRLNRQVRKEKFDSDWLRQHFYQTLGETNGEVTVLRFAQSTQLSGKEAQKYLDARVKEFNGTTRRSPDGEILYSFKL